The following are encoded in a window of Mycobacterium vicinigordonae genomic DNA:
- a CDS encoding alpha-1,4-glucan--maltose-1-phosphate maltosyltransferase, giving the protein MPGRIEIDDVQPVVSCGTYPAKAVVGEVIPVRASVWREGHEAVAATLVVRYLGTRYPQVTEVRRIKAVQATEAEVTGKPDTAATDERVKPLHLPMTMGLEPYVFHGLFAPDRVGLWSFRVDGWGDPIHTWRHGLIAKLDAGQGEKELSNDLLVGAALFERAATGVPRQQRGPLLEAATALRSPGDPLTRTALALAPQIEELLHEYPLRELVTRGEQFGVWVDRPAARFGSWYEFFPRSTGGWDANGNPLHGTFATAAATLPRIAEMGFDVVYLPPIHPIGKVHRKGPNNNPTAAPGDVGSPWAIGSDEGGHDAVHPSLGTIDDFDEFVFAARELGMEVALDLALQCAPDHPWARAHRNWFTELPDGTIAYAENPPKKYQDIYPLNFDNDPAGLYDEVLRVVRHWIDHGVKFFRVDNPHTKPPDFWAWLIGQVKSFDPDVLFLSEAFTPPARQYGLAKLGFTQSYSYFTWRTAKWELTEFGNDIARLADFRTPNLFVNTPDILHAILQHNGPGMFAIRAVLAATMSPAWGVYSGYELFEHRAVREGSEEYLDSEKYELRPRDFAGALAEGKSLEPFITRLNQIRRLHPALQQLRTIHFHHLDNDALLAYSKFDPATGDCVLVVVTLNAFGPEESTLHLDMEALGMEPYDRFWVRDEITGEEYQWGQANYIRIDPGRAVAHIVNMPVISEKSRITLLRRR; this is encoded by the coding sequence GTGCCCGGTCGTATCGAGATCGACGACGTCCAACCCGTCGTCTCGTGCGGTACTTATCCCGCAAAAGCTGTGGTCGGCGAGGTGATCCCGGTCCGCGCCTCGGTATGGCGCGAAGGCCACGAGGCGGTAGCGGCGACCCTGGTGGTCCGCTACCTGGGGACGCGCTACCCGCAGGTCACCGAGGTTCGCCGAATCAAGGCCGTACAAGCTACCGAGGCCGAAGTGACCGGCAAGCCGGACACGGCGGCAACTGATGAGCGAGTCAAGCCGCTGCACCTGCCGATGACAATGGGCCTGGAACCCTACGTGTTCCACGGCCTATTCGCACCTGATCGGGTCGGCCTATGGAGCTTCCGGGTCGACGGCTGGGGCGACCCTATACACACCTGGCGACACGGTCTGATCGCCAAACTCGATGCGGGCCAAGGCGAAAAGGAACTTTCCAACGACCTGCTAGTAGGCGCGGCGCTGTTCGAGAGAGCCGCCACGGGGGTACCGCGGCAACAGCGCGGACCGCTACTGGAAGCGGCGACCGCGTTGCGGTCGCCCGGGGACCCCTTGACGCGCACCGCGCTTGCGCTCGCTCCCCAGATCGAGGAGCTGCTGCACGAGTATCCACTGCGAGAATTGGTCACCCGCGGCGAGCAGTTCGGCGTCTGGGTCGACCGGCCGGCGGCGCGTTTCGGGTCGTGGTACGAGTTCTTCCCGCGCTCGACCGGCGGGTGGGACGCCAACGGCAACCCGCTGCATGGCACGTTCGCCACCGCCGCAGCGACACTGCCGCGGATCGCCGAGATGGGTTTCGACGTGGTCTACCTTCCGCCGATCCACCCGATCGGCAAGGTGCACCGCAAGGGACCCAACAACAACCCCACCGCCGCTCCCGGAGACGTCGGCTCACCCTGGGCGATCGGCAGCGACGAGGGCGGCCACGACGCGGTGCACCCCAGCCTCGGCACCATCGACGACTTCGACGAATTCGTCTTCGCCGCAAGAGAACTAGGGATGGAAGTGGCGCTCGATCTGGCATTGCAGTGCGCGCCCGACCACCCGTGGGCCCGTGCGCACCGTAACTGGTTCACCGAGCTGCCCGACGGCACCATCGCCTACGCGGAAAACCCGCCGAAGAAGTACCAGGACATCTACCCACTGAACTTCGACAACGATCCGGCCGGCCTCTACGACGAGGTGCTGCGTGTGGTGCGGCATTGGATCGACCACGGCGTCAAGTTCTTTCGGGTGGACAACCCGCACACCAAGCCACCGGACTTCTGGGCCTGGCTGATCGGTCAGGTCAAGTCCTTCGACCCCGACGTGCTGTTCCTGTCCGAGGCATTCACCCCGCCCGCGCGCCAATACGGTCTGGCCAAGCTGGGTTTCACCCAGTCCTACAGCTACTTCACCTGGCGCACCGCCAAGTGGGAACTCACCGAGTTCGGTAACGACATCGCCCGCCTCGCCGACTTCCGCACCCCCAACCTGTTCGTCAACACGCCCGACATCCTGCATGCAATCCTGCAGCACAACGGTCCCGGCATGTTCGCCATCCGGGCGGTGCTGGCCGCCACCATGAGCCCGGCTTGGGGAGTGTATTCGGGCTACGAGCTGTTCGAGCATCGCGCTGTGCGCGAGGGCAGCGAGGAGTACCTGGACTCGGAGAAATACGAACTGCGGCCCCGCGACTTCGCGGGCGCCCTGGCCGAAGGAAAGTCGTTGGAGCCGTTCATCACCCGGCTCAACCAGATCCGCCGGCTGCATCCCGCACTGCAGCAACTGCGCACCATCCACTTCCATCACCTGGACAACGACGCCCTGCTGGCCTACAGCAAGTTCGACCCGGCGACCGGTGACTGCGTCCTGGTGGTGGTGACGCTCAACGCATTCGGGCCCGAGGAATCGACCCTGCATCTGGACATGGAGGCGCTGGGCATGGAGCCCTATGACCGGTTCTGGGTGCGCGACGAGATCACCGGCGAGGAATACCAATGGGGGCAAGCCAATTACATCCGCATCGACCCGGGCCGAGCAGTCGCTCACATTGTCAACATGCCCGTCATTTCCGAAAAGTCCCGGATCACGCTGCTGCGCAGGAGGTGA